The following is a genomic window from Nitrosomonas communis.
TATTCCTTCAAACAACAGCACTGACAATGCTGCAGTTGAGGCAACAATCCCCTTCGATCCCATTCCTGCTTCTGTCAACCCCAAGTGCAGCGCATAATCACACTGGGCTGCCAGCTCACGATAGACGGCTATTAAATCTTGCACACCACTTACCTTGCATGACAATATGATGTGATCGCGGGAAAGTCCAAGTTCTTCTGCTTTAGCAGCGCTCTCCAACGCAGAAGTAATAAGGGCCTTACGCATCACTTGACCCGCATCCAGCGGCTTAGCTAATTTGGCATTTTCATCCATGATGCGTGCCAGCATTTCTGGATCTAAGCTGCCCCAATTCACGCCAATTCGCACAGGCTTATCATATTTACAAGCTGTCTCTATCAGTGTGGCAAATTGCTCATCACGCTTCCTGCCATGACCTACATTGCCAGGATTGATGCGATACTTGGCTAATGCTTTAGCGCAATCCGGATACGCTGTCAGCAATTTGTGACCATTAAAATGAAAATCACCTACCAATGGCACATGGCAACCCATATCATCCAATCTTGCACGAATCGCTGGTACGGCCTTGGCTGCTTCCGCTGTATTAACTGTAATCCGTACCAGCTCTGAACCAGCGCGCGCCAATTGGGCAACCTGTACGGCAGTAGCCACTTCATCCGCTGTGTCGGTATTCGTCATCGATTGCACAATGACAGGCGCATCACCGCCAATCGTAATAGTACCCACACGTACACCAACACTTCTGCGGCGCGGTGAAGAAATATTGTTTTGAGACATCATTCTATAGAACCTGAAAAAGAACTAAAAATTTAATGGACAAAATAAGAGATCTACTCCAATGAAAAGCGAGCCACATTGTCGCCTTTTCGTATATAGGGCGCTAGATCGACTAATTTGCTATTGTACGTAAGATTCACACCGCTCGCATTACCAATCACCAAATGAAGAGGCGGCATCCCTTTTACCACTTGCTCTGTACCCTTGCCATTCATTTTGACAAAAATAACTTTTTTATTGCTGTCTCTTATCTCAACCCATGATTCCTTAGAAAAAATGAAGTGTAGTACTTTTTCGTTATTCTCCTCCGCCTCATTCACAACAGGCTCAGCAACAGCAGGCGTAGCCGGAGCAAGCGCTATTTCGGCTGGCCTCTTCTCTGGAGGTTCTAATGGCTCTACACTGCGTGAATGAGCTGAAAGTGTCTGAGGCAGCAATAATTCCATGGTAACCTGCCCATTTTCAGCCTGTGAATCAAAGGAAGCAGGCGCATCCATACTATTCCTCATGATCGCATCTTGACTCCAATTTCCTCCCTGATATACGCCGTAGCCTACTAGAACCGAAATTAAGACCATAGCCAAAAACAATATGCCACGCCCTCCGCCATCTCGTTTCGACGGAACCAGTGGAATGGCTTTTACCTGTTTTGCAGAGCCTTGATGAGCCAGCGCTGGAGTAGATTGAGCGAATAAACGAAGTAACGAATTCGTATCAAGTTGGAGCAAGCTACCATAATTTCGAATAAACCCCCGAAGAAATGTGCTGGAAGGAAATTTACTATAATCTTCTTCCTCTATCGCTCTGATTTGCTGCACTGATAATCTTAATCGTCTCGCCACTTCCGCCACACTCAAACCGCGTTTTAATCTTTCAGCGCGTAACAACTGTCCACATCCAGTGCTTGTGCTTGCATTAAGTTTTTCTTCTGGATTTGTTCCATGATCAGCAAACTCCTTATCGGGTGCATCCATTCCGCCTTCACAAGCATCAAGCTGAGCGGGCATGTTTGGGTGAATGCTGCTATCAGAAGAAGTGGTTTCCGAAGTGATGTCTTCCAGGCTATTATCCAATACTTTTTGTTGGCCTTTATCATTATTATTCATGATTTAATCTCCCTTCCCGCAGGGCTATTGCCTCATTTGAATCAGGAAAACGTCTTTGTAACTGAAAAGCATAGCTCGCTTCAGCCTGATAATCTCCGATTGTACGTTCAATCTGAATGGCCAACCATAAGCTTTCTGGCGAAAGCGAATAAGTTTGCATATAGGAAGTAATATTTGATTTAGCTGTTTTAAGATTTCCACGTCTGAAATCAATCTCGATTAACCCAAGTACTGCCAGTGGGTAGTTGGGGCGAATCACCAAGGCTTTCTGGAAAAAAGCTTTAGCTTGTGCAAATTCATTACGTTTTAGCACACAAATTCCGGCATTCGAATATGTTTTTTCAGGCGTTTCATAAAGGGAGTTTCTAGTTGCACTCATAAAATGATCCATTGCCAGAGCCACTTCTTCAGGATGGCGCTGACAAAGAAACCACCCAAAATTATTGTGTACGTCAGAATCGTTAGGATCTATTTTAAGTGCACGCTCAAAATTCCAGCGTGCAAGCCCATCTTCGTGCAAATTCATATAGACCAAGCCGAGTACATTATAAGCAGGTGCATAGTCCGGGTTTGCTCGTAATGCGATTTCAGCTTCTTCTATAGCGACTTTGTACTGACCACGACTGTAATATTGTCCGGCGAGTTCGGTATGAATCTTGACACTTTGTTGAGTTCGATTTCTTGTTTCTTCTGCAGCTTGCTCCATCTCTTTCACAGATAGCTGGGCACATCCTGTGACTACGCCAGCAAACACTCCCAGCAAACCCGCCAACACCCTTTTCATCCAGCTATCTTCGTAATACTGCGATCTACCCGCCGGGTTTTATCCAGCACCTGGCCAGCCAATTGGCCGCACGCTGCATCGATATCGTCACCGCGTGTTTTACGCACTGTAGTTATGAGACCTGCTTGCAGCAACACATCGCGAAAAATTCGTATCGCTTCTGGTGAGGATCGCTTATAGCCTGATTCGGCAAATGAATTGAACGGAATCAAATTCAATTTACAGGGAATTTTTTTCACCAGCCGCACCAATTCATGGGCATGTTCAATACTGTCATTCACACCATCAAGCATGACATATTCAAATGTCACAAAATCTCTAGGTGCAGCCTGGAGATAGCGTTCACATGCAGCCAATAACATTTTGATGGGATATTTCTTATTAATGGGCACCAACTGATCACGCAAAGCATCATTCGGCGCATGCAAAGAAACCGCCAAAGCAACGGGACAGCGCTCGCGCAACCGATCCATTGCAGGTACCAGACCGGAAGTACTGACAGTGACTTTTCGCCTAGATAATCCATAAGTGTTGTCGTCCAACATCAAGCCCAGCGCAGTGACGACATTCTCAAAATTAGCCAATGGCTCACCCATACCCATCAGCACGACATTACTGATAGCCCGACCTATATTTTTTTCCTGATGAGGTATCCTTCCATTGGTAGAATTTTCTAACATAAAAGAAGTTTCATGAGTTTTTTCAGTTTTGAGCATTTTGTTTGCCCACCATAACTGGCCGATGATTTCCGCCACCGTCAAATTACGGTTAAACCCCTGCTTGCCCGTTGAACAAAAACTGCATGCAAGGGCGCATCCCACCTGACTGGAAATGCACAGCGTGCCACGATTAACCTCAGGAATGAAAACCATTTCGACAGCATTTCCTGCACCCGTTGACAACAACCATTTACGGGTACCATCTGCAGCAACATGATCATTAATAACTTCAGGTGAGCGAATGATGGAAAGGGCAGCGAGTTTCTCTCTAAATGCTTTTGCCAGGTCACTCATCTCAGAAAAATCCGATATGCCCAGTTGATGAATCCAGCGCAGCAACTGTTTCGCACGATAGGGTTTTTCTCCCATATCCGTGCAGAAACGCGTGAGGCCAGCCGAATCAAAATCAAGTAAATTAATAGCCATATTCATACGCAAAGCTATCTTGGCTGCAAATTATTTAGCGTGAATAAACATCCAAAGTAGGAAAAAAACAGACAATTTCCACTGCTGCCGTCTCAGCTGCATCCGAGCCATGCACCGCATTTGCATCGATACTCTCGGCAAAATCAGCACGGATAGTTCCTTTTTCAGCTTTTTTAGGATCGGTTGCTCCCATCAATTCTCGGTTCTTACTGATAGCGTTTTCTCCTTCAAGCACCTGAACCATGACAGGTCCAGAAATCATAAATTCCACTAAATCATTGAAAAAAGGACGCCCACGATGAACTGCATAGAAAGTCTCAGCTTCCCTTTTAGACAAATGTGCCATACGTGCTGCGATAATTTTTAACCCCGCCTGCTCAAATCTCGAATAAATCTGGCCAATGATATTTTTTGCAACTGCATCCGGCTTAATAATCGATAACGTTCTCTCAACAGCCATTAAATACTCCACAAAATTAACAAATCAAAATAAAGCACTATTCTAACAAAAAATATATATTGATTCTGAAAAAGAGCGCTTAAGACAAGATGTTATGATTGACTAAATCAGCTGGCGCATTCCACTCAGCCCTCAATATTTAATTGATTTCATTTTATAACACTTTAGTATTGACAGTTTCATAATTAGACAAGGATAATGTTATGATTCTCCAAAGAAAGCACTTTGAATGCTCACAATGAACTATTATCCTAGATCTCATATTTTCCTAATTTTTTAATCTGAATATCAGATACATTCATATTATTTTTTCTGTCATATCCATCCGGATTTAAAACTTCAACGCAGGACCGGTAAACTAAAAGCCTATCTGATCCCATAAGGTTCAAACATGTTTTTTCAATTTTTCGAATGCAAATCTGTCACGGAGCTTGGTTTATGAATATCCAGGAACTCATTCGACAACGCGGCAGAGAAAATTTCACCTTACACGATCTCTATCTCAATAGTCAGATGGTAAAGGTGTTAAAAACAATAGGCTTTGATCGTCATTATGTAAAGGCTGAAGGCGCTTATCTTTTTGATGATCAAGACAATCGCTATCTTGATTTACTAAGCGGCTTCGGAGTATTCTCCTTAGGGCGCAATCATCCTCAAATTGTCCAAGCACTGAAAGACGTTCTTAGCGCAGATCTTCCCAATTTGGTGCAACTCGACGTCTCGTTACTGTCAGGCATATTAGCAGAAAAGCTGGTAGCCATTAGTCCAGAAGGTCTTGATCGCGTTTTCTTTGCTAACTCTGGAACAGAAACAGTCGAAGCAGCGATCAAATTCAGCCGTTATGCCACAGGTAAATCTAAAATTATTTACTGCCGGGGAGGGTATCACGGTCTTAGCCTCGGCTCACTTTCTGCTACCGGAGATACTCACTATAAACAAGGATTTGGCCCGCTAGTGCCGGATTTTATTGAAGTACCTTTTGGAGATCTCGCTGCTTTGGAAAGAGCACTTTCCCAGAAAGATGTGGCCGCCTTTATAACCGAGCCGATCCAAGGACATGGCGTCTGGATACCAGATGATCATTACTTGCCGCAAGCGGCTGAGCTAACCCGGCGTCATGAAGCATTATTTATAGCGGATGAAGTACAAACGGGTTTGGGACGTACTGGTAAATGGTGGGCTGTAGAACACTGGTCAATCACCCCGGATATACTTTGTATGGCAAAAGCGCTATCAGGAGGGTTCATTCCTGTTGGCGCACTGGTCTGTAAAGAATGGATATTTGATCGTGTTTTTAATCGCATGGACCGCGCTGTCGTTCATGGCAGCACTTTCGGCAAAAGTAACCTTGCCATGGCCGCTGGATTGGCTACTTTAGAGGTACTAAAATCAGAGAATCTGATCGAAAAATCTGCTCAATCCGGGCAAGCTATTATTGATGCACTGCAGCCTCTTGTCGGAGAATATGAATGTCTGAAGGAAATTCGAGGAAAAGGTATGATGATTGCGTTAGAATTTACTGAACCACATAGCCTGTCTCTTAGAATGTCCTGGAAAATGTTAGAAGCGACTAACAAGGGATTATTCTCGCAAATGATTACCGTCCCCTTATTTTCCCGGCATCGCATTCTATCCCAGGTAGCCGGGCACGGTATGAATATCGTCAAGTTTATTCCACCACTCATACTGACAGAATCCGATATCAAGTGGATAATAGATGCGACCAAGTCTGTTATTCATGATGCACATCGCGGCCCTGCTGCAGTTTGGGATTTAGGTAAAACGCTTGCGACTAAAGCCCTGCGAAGAAAAGTCAGTACTTAACAATGTCATAAAAGCGCTATTTAAAATAGTTGATGACCACTCCTGACTTATGGAGGTGCATTCCACCTCGCTCTTCTATGAGCTGAACGCCACATGCTTCCATAAGCACTTTCCTTTGCTTTCTTTATCAATATTCTCAAGCTGCTGCGAGTGCAATTCAAGCTCCTTCTCACCGGCAGGCAATATTATTAAATGCAAATTCTCAGCAATGACTGCCGAGTCAATGGGTAAGGGCGTGATATCCAATTCCATCAACAAACTTTCCTGCCCTCTGGTCATAGCTAAATAAACCTCGGCCAGAAGCTCTGCATCCATTAATGCACCGTGTAAGGTGCGCTTCGAATTATCGATTTGATAGCGCTCACATAAGGCATCCAAATTATTCCGCTTACCTGGATGAATCTCCTTGGCAATAACAAGTGTATCGGTGATCTCAGAGCAGTAATTTTTTAGTGGTAGTTGCTTGACCAGCCCTAATTCATGATCAAGAAATCCTACATCAAACGGTGCATTGTGAATAAGAAGCTCCGCACCTTCAATGAAATCCAGAAAAACAGCACAAATATCACGAAATTTTTGTTTGTCCTGCAGAAACTCGCTGGTTAAACCGTGTATTTGCAGCGCACTTGCTTCGCTTTCCCGCTCAGGATTCAAGTAATAATGAAAATGACGACCCGTCAATTGCCGGTTATACATTTCGACGGCCGCTATCTCAACAATTCGATGGCCCAATTTAGGGTCTAAACCAGTGGTTTCAGTATCAATAAAAACTTTACGCATCAGCTATTTACCTTATCGCCCGAGCTTTCTTTTCTTGTGATGACAGATGCTACTCCCTGGTTAGCCAGTTCATCTGCTCGCTCATTACCCTCATGTCCCATATGCCCGCGTACCCAGCACCATTCAATTTGATATTGCTGTGACAAATGATCAAGTTCTCTCCACAATTCTTCATTCTTAACTGGCTTTTTATCAGCAGTACGCCAGCCCCGATTTTTCCAGGCATATATCCATTCACTGATACCTTTCTGTACATACTGTGAATCAGTATAGAGGTGTATTTTGCAGGATTGCCTTGAAATAGGCAGCGATGCTAACGCTTGTAAGGCACGAATTGCCGAGATCAATTCCATCCGATTATTAGTCGTGCTTGCTTCACCACCACATAATTCCCATGTACTTGCCTGGTATTTCAGCAAAACGCCCCATCCCCCTACGCCCGGATTACCCTTACAGGCACCATCCGTAAATATTTCCACTACGCATGCAGCATCGTGCATATTCATAACTACTACTTTATATTTATTGTATGATTAGTTGTCGAGCATAATTATTCCCTTTCTCAATCAAAACTGACTTTATCGGCTTCACCTTGCCATATGGTTGATACTGCCTGCAGCTCGCCTTCGCGTCATTTTTAATTAAGAAAGGGAATTACACTTACTTTACAGTATTTTTGAATTTTTGCGTCGCTGGCACAATTTTTCTTTTGGTAGACAGCTTATTTTCCCAACAAGGTTTAATTATACGCATGCCATGGATTTGCTTGACCGCGTGCAAGAAATAAACTCCTCCGGAAATTGGCCACCAACGATCTCCTGCAGCCTCCATAAAATGGAAGCGTTTTATCCATTTCTCTTTACTGAAAGGAGGGGCATAACAGCCGAGTCGCCCTCCAACAATCTCAAAATCGAGCAGTTTCAACCAATCCTTAAGACGAGGTAATGCGATGAATTGGCCATACCAGGGAAATTCATTTCTTACTGTTTTCCAATACCGAGTCACCCCCCAAAGGCTGAATGGGTTAAAACCGCTGATCAGGACATGTCCTTCCGGCATCAATACACGATGTACTTCGCGCAGAATCTGATGTGGATTAGAATTGAATTCCAGTATATGCGGCAATAATACCAGATCCATACTGCCACTTTCGATAGGCAGGAAATCTGGTAACGCATAAAAGGATGCACCAGGACTAATGCCAAGACGAAATTGATAAGGGATACGGTTAGCACATAAAAAATTCAATTGAGGAAAACCAATTTGCAAAGCGTTATAACCAAAAATATTAATAACCGCTTGATCAAAATAGCTTTGCTCCTCCTCAAGCAAATATTGGCCGAGCGAGGTTTCAAACCATTTCTGCATAGTCCGAGCATGCAGAGAGAGCGTTATGATGCTGTTAGCACTCAGCCTTTTCATAAATATTTTTTTATTAAACCGAGAAAAACACCATGCTCAATATTTACCCTGTTCGCGCCTTCAAAGACAATTATATCTGGGTAATTCATAACCAGCATTATGCTGCCATTGTCGATCCAGGAAGTGCAACCCCCGTGTTAGCCTATCTTCAGCAGCAGAAATTGCAACCTATCGCTATTCTCAATACACACCACCATAACGATCATACTGGTGGCAATGTGACATTATTGCAGTCCTATACTATGCCAGTATATGGCCCTGCAAATGAAAACATCCCAGGACTTACGCATGGCCTTAAAGAAAGTGATGTGGTTCATCTCTCGGAACTATCGCTCGATTTGGCCGTATTGGATATACCTGGTCATACAGCAGGTCACATTGCTTATTATGGCGGAAAATCGCTGTTTTGTGGCGATACTCTATTTGCCTGTGGCTGTGGACGTATCTTTGAAGGTACTGCACAACAGATGTATGCTTCACTCCAGAAACTTGCCAGCTTACCTGATGAAACGCTTGTCTACTGCACGCATGAGTACACCTTGTCTAATATCCGATTTGCAAGCGCTATCGATGCCAGCAATCCAGCCTTAGCTCAACGCGTAATTGAAGTAGAAGAGCAAAGAAAGCACGATATACCCACACTGCCCTCAATATTGGCCATCGAAAAAGCGACGAACCCTTTTTTGCGATGTAACCAGTCAGCCATCATTCACGCAGCTAATCAACATTCCAGAAAAATACTGTCAGACCCGCTCAGTGTTTTTACAGAAATTCGTAAATGGAAAGATACTTTCTTTCAAGAAACAAATGTAACACAATGATTTTACAGCAAATATTAAGTAGCCTCAGGAACAGGGGTAAGATTAAACCCCAGCTTCCGAGCGCGAACAGTCAGATGATGCAACACGCGTTGACGATATCGCTCCTCATAGTACTCCTGCCCTTTATCGACGTACTCGGTTCCTTTCGTTAGCATCGTGTAGATCAAGCGCGCCAGTTTGTGTGCTGTCGCTGTGATTGCCTTTGCCTTGTCGAGTCTGCCACATAATCTTCTGTAATAGGCACCCAGTGCAGACTGGCTGGATTTCAATGAAACTGCCGCCATGCGCAGTGCCTGAGCCGCACGGTTCGCTGTGCGCTTGCTTGCCCCCGATAGCACTTTTCCGCCCGATATCTTTGTTCCAGGACACAACCCAAGCCACGAGGCAAACTGCTTCGCACTCTTGAACCTGCTCATGTCAGCGCCCACTTCACTCAGGACTTTCATCGCAGTCATCACTTCGATGCCGTCAATTCGCGTCAAATCAACCCCACACATGCCAATCAGATGGGCACGCAAATCAAATTTGGGAGCGTTCTTGACATTGGAGCGGCGCTTCTTCTGGCAGATCTCTACCTTGTGCACCTGAAGTGCCGCCAGCATGGTTTCAAGCTGCCGGTCACATTCGGTGAGTCGTTCGCTGTAGGCGTCATAGAGTGACATCGCTTGCTTGAGTGCAAACAGGTGTTCTTCCCGCCAATTCCCGACTAACGATTTCTCAATCTCGTCTTTGCCAGCCCGGATGCGATTGCTCTTGAGATTCGCCAGGATGTGCCCATCTCTCTCACCAGTAATGATGGCACGAACGATCTTTTGA
Proteins encoded in this region:
- the ispG gene encoding flavodoxin-dependent (E)-4-hydroxy-3-methylbut-2-enyl-diphosphate synthase, with product MSQNNISSPRRRSVGVRVGTITIGGDAPVIVQSMTNTDTADEVATAVQVAQLARAGSELVRITVNTAEAAKAVPAIRARLDDMGCHVPLVGDFHFNGHKLLTAYPDCAKALAKYRINPGNVGHGRKRDEQFATLIETACKYDKPVRIGVNWGSLDPEMLARIMDENAKLAKPLDAGQVMRKALITSALESAAKAEELGLSRDHIILSCKVSGVQDLIAVYRELAAQCDYALHLGLTEAGMGSKGIVASTAALSVLLFEGIGDTIRISLTPEPGGDRAREVIVAQEILQTMGLRAFVPLVAACPGCGRTTSTYFQELAESIQAYVREQMISWREQYVGVENMTLAVMGCVVNGPGESKHANIGISLPGSGENPVAPVFVDGQKTVTLKGDNIAGEFRHIVDEYVRTKYQRKSVHV
- a CDS encoding RodZ domain-containing protein, which encodes MNNNDKGQQKVLDNSLEDITSETTSSDSSIHPNMPAQLDACEGGMDAPDKEFADHGTNPEEKLNASTSTGCGQLLRAERLKRGLSVAEVARRLRLSVQQIRAIEEEDYSKFPSSTFLRGFIRNYGSLLQLDTNSLLRLFAQSTPALAHQGSAKQVKAIPLVPSKRDGGGRGILFLAMVLISVLVGYGVYQGGNWSQDAIMRNSMDAPASFDSQAENGQVTMELLLPQTLSAHSRSVEPLEPPEKRPAEIALAPATPAVAEPVVNEAEENNEKVLHFIFSKESWVEIRDSNKKVIFVKMNGKGTEQVVKGMPPLHLVIGNASGVNLTYNSKLVDLAPYIRKGDNVARFSLE
- the pilW gene encoding type IV pilus biogenesis/stability protein PilW, which gives rise to MKRVLAGLLGVFAGVVTGCAQLSVKEMEQAAEETRNRTQQSVKIHTELAGQYYSRGQYKVAIEEAEIALRANPDYAPAYNVLGLVYMNLHEDGLARWNFERALKIDPNDSDVHNNFGWFLCQRHPEEVALAMDHFMSATRNSLYETPEKTYSNAGICVLKRNEFAQAKAFFQKALVIRPNYPLAVLGLIEIDFRRGNLKTAKSNITSYMQTYSLSPESLWLAIQIERTIGDYQAEASYAFQLQRRFPDSNEAIALREGRLNHE
- the rlmN gene encoding 23S rRNA (adenine(2503)-C(2))-methyltransferase RlmN; amino-acid sequence: MAINLLDFDSAGLTRFCTDMGEKPYRAKQLLRWIHQLGISDFSEMSDLAKAFREKLAALSIIRSPEVINDHVAADGTRKWLLSTGAGNAVEMVFIPEVNRGTLCISSQVGCALACSFCSTGKQGFNRNLTVAEIIGQLWWANKMLKTEKTHETSFMLENSTNGRIPHQEKNIGRAISNVVLMGMGEPLANFENVVTALGLMLDDNTYGLSRRKVTVSTSGLVPAMDRLRERCPVALAVSLHAPNDALRDQLVPINKKYPIKMLLAACERYLQAAPRDFVTFEYVMLDGVNDSIEHAHELVRLVKKIPCKLNLIPFNSFAESGYKRSSPEAIRIFRDVLLQAGLITTVRKTRGDDIDAACGQLAGQVLDKTRRVDRSITKIAG
- the ndk gene encoding nucleoside-diphosphate kinase, which translates into the protein MAVERTLSIIKPDAVAKNIIGQIYSRFEQAGLKIIAARMAHLSKREAETFYAVHRGRPFFNDLVEFMISGPVMVQVLEGENAISKNRELMGATDPKKAEKGTIRADFAESIDANAVHGSDAAETAAVEIVCFFPTLDVYSR
- a CDS encoding aspartate aminotransferase family protein, which encodes MNIQELIRQRGRENFTLHDLYLNSQMVKVLKTIGFDRHYVKAEGAYLFDDQDNRYLDLLSGFGVFSLGRNHPQIVQALKDVLSADLPNLVQLDVSLLSGILAEKLVAISPEGLDRVFFANSGTETVEAAIKFSRYATGKSKIIYCRGGYHGLSLGSLSATGDTHYKQGFGPLVPDFIEVPFGDLAALERALSQKDVAAFITEPIQGHGVWIPDDHYLPQAAELTRRHEALFIADEVQTGLGRTGKWWAVEHWSITPDILCMAKALSGGFIPVGALVCKEWIFDRVFNRMDRAVVHGSTFGKSNLAMAAGLATLEVLKSENLIEKSAQSGQAIIDALQPLVGEYECLKEIRGKGMMIALEFTEPHSLSLRMSWKMLEATNKGLFSQMITVPLFSRHRILSQVAGHGMNIVKFIPPLILTESDIKWIIDATKSVIHDAHRGPAAVWDLGKTLATKALRRKVST
- the dnaQ gene encoding DNA polymerase III subunit epsilon; protein product: MRKVFIDTETTGLDPKLGHRIVEIAAVEMYNRQLTGRHFHYYLNPERESEASALQIHGLTSEFLQDKQKFRDICAVFLDFIEGAELLIHNAPFDVGFLDHELGLVKQLPLKNYCSEITDTLVIAKEIHPGKRNNLDALCERYQIDNSKRTLHGALMDAELLAEVYLAMTRGQESLLMELDITPLPIDSAVIAENLHLIILPAGEKELELHSQQLENIDKESKGKCLWKHVAFSS
- the rnhA gene encoding ribonuclease HI codes for the protein MNMHDAACVVEIFTDGACKGNPGVGGWGVLLKYQASTWELCGGEASTTNNRMELISAIRALQALASLPISRQSCKIHLYTDSQYVQKGISEWIYAWKNRGWRTADKKPVKNEELWRELDHLSQQYQIEWCWVRGHMGHEGNERADELANQGVASVITRKESSGDKVNS
- a CDS encoding class I SAM-dependent methyltransferase gives rise to the protein MKRLSANSIITLSLHARTMQKWFETSLGQYLLEEEQSYFDQAVINIFGYNALQIGFPQLNFLCANRIPYQFRLGISPGASFYALPDFLPIESGSMDLVLLPHILEFNSNPHQILREVHRVLMPEGHVLISGFNPFSLWGVTRYWKTVRNEFPWYGQFIALPRLKDWLKLLDFEIVGGRLGCYAPPFSKEKWIKRFHFMEAAGDRWWPISGGVYFLHAVKQIHGMRIIKPCWENKLSTKRKIVPATQKFKNTVK
- the gloB gene encoding hydroxyacylglutathione hydrolase, which encodes MLNIYPVRAFKDNYIWVIHNQHYAAIVDPGSATPVLAYLQQQKLQPIAILNTHHHNDHTGGNVTLLQSYTMPVYGPANENIPGLTHGLKESDVVHLSELSLDLAVLDIPGHTAGHIAYYGGKSLFCGDTLFACGCGRIFEGTAQQMYASLQKLASLPDETLVYCTHEYTLSNIRFASAIDASNPALAQRVIEVEEQRKHDIPTLPSILAIEKATNPFLRCNQSAIIHAANQHSRKILSDPLSVFTEIRKWKDTFFQETNVTQ
- a CDS encoding IS110 family RNA-guided transposase, whose product is MAKFKRSKLELIHPNAAGIDIGSASHFVAVPPDRDNKPVREFKSFTADLNGLADWLEACEIDTVAMESTGVYWIPLYELLESRGLTVYLVNARHVRNVSGRKSDVLDCQWLQQLMSFGLMSGAFRPKDEICALRAISRQRDMLIRYQARHVQHMQKALAQMNIQLANVISDIVGETGQKIVRAIITGERDGHILANLKSNRIRAGKDEIEKSLVGNWREEHLFALKQAMSLYDAYSERLTECDRQLETMLAALQVHKVEICQKKRRSNVKNAPKFDLRAHLIGMCGVDLTRIDGIEVMTAMKVLSEVGADMSRFKSAKQFASWLGLCPGTKISGGKVLSGASKRTANRAAQALRMAAVSLKSSQSALGAYYRRLCGRLDKAKAITATAHKLARLIYTMLTKGTEYVDKGQEYYEERYRQRVLHHLTVRARKLGFNLTPVPEAT